Below is a window of Methanobrevibacter sp. DNA.
GCTTTTAGCCTCTTTCATTGCTTCCTGCACTTTAATACCGTCATCAATATTTCTGATTCTGTATACTCCATCAAGGTCCACGCCCTGCATTGGAGGGATGAACGGACTTCCACCGGTTGCAAGAACAAGTTTGTCATAATCCAAAACAGTTTCCTTGCCATCCTTTTCATAGGTTACTGTTTTTTTATCGGAATCGACTGCAGTTACTTCTGCTTCGATGATTACATCAATGTCTTTTTCCTTATAATCTTCAGGAGTTCTCATTACAATATCATCAAAAGATTCTATTTTACCAGACAATACATAAGGAATAGCGCATGGAGAGTATGCTACCTTATTGTCTCTTGTGATTACTGTAATTTCTATTTCTTTATTAAGTTTACGTATATTTGAAGCTGTTGAGATTCCTCCAGCTCCTCCACCGACAATTACTACTTTCATTTTAACAAAACCGTATATGATTTATACAATATATAATATAATAAAATATAGTATAAAAAGATTAAGGTTAAAATATGAAAGAAATTGATTTTGATTTGGACGAAAACCCTTTTATTAATTTTTTATCATCACGCTATGTCATGTGTGCAAGAGTTAATGTTGAAAGTCTGTGGAAATGGTGTCATGAAAATGACAAATCATTTTTTGTGATGAGCCTTGGATGTCTTATGAATGCAGTAAACTCAGTTGACAATCTTAAAAGAAGAATAATCGACGGCAAAGCGGTCGAATATGACTATCTTGACGGAGCCACTCCCATAATGGATGAAGAAAATGAGATTTACAGGGAAATGAGAGTCAAAACACCACAGGAGTTTGGCGATATTTTAGAATGGCACGATTATGTAAGAGGCCTCTCACAGGCCATTTTGAAAGGTGAAAATGAA
It encodes the following:
- a CDS encoding CatA-like O-acetyltransferase, translated to MKEIDFDLDENPFINFLSSRYVMCARVNVESLWKWCHENDKSFFVMSLGCLMNAVNSVDNLKRRIIDGKAVEYDYLDGATPIMDEENEIYREMRVKTPQEFGDILEWHDYVRGLSQAILKGENEGFTLEMEKRDFTNIANFSCIPWVDFDCITNCVLNGRQIQPLITWGKVNDDYEMSISITVNHIFVNGRELGYFFENAQKEFNQF